From a single Bacteroidia bacterium genomic region:
- a CDS encoding acetyl-CoA carboxylase biotin carboxylase subunit, giving the protein MNAILIANRGEIASRIIRTCRKMGIRSIAVYSEADQSAPFVEAADSAFMIGGSLPSASYLNQDKIIETAKRAGADAIHPGYGFLAENAGFARKCRDAGLIFIGPHTAAIEKMGLKSEAKKLMAAMGVPVIPGYQGEDQSEERLRKEALSIGFPLLLKATAGGGGRGMRLVEAENELAAAISAAKREAEGAFGNDELIIEKYFPSARHIEFQIMGDQHGHIIHLLERECTIQRRYQKIVEESPSPVLSPELRQKMGEAALTAAKAINYDNAGTVEFILTPENLFYFLEVNTRLQVEHPVTEAILGLDLVEMQIEVAAGQPLRLNQSEIQSQGYAIETRLCAEDMTQDFLPVTGKILRWSVPGLEGLRIETAVQTGSEVSAFYDSMIAKIIIHAPNRQTAHRKMAYALRHMLCLGIPTNQDFLLAILQDQNFQKGNYDTHFLQNQLASKTFPHSHKYRLTHAAIAASLYEWHHKENRRTILPHIPSGWRNSFYQHQEMHFSAAEEKIFLKYRYLGERLFEFLTEARIFAVKWIGGDEERVHFECEEERFSFELAKSGEDFFLFHETFGNNTLRLADRFPVKENESVSGGYIAPMPAQVVRVIVSEGQRVHEGEPLMVLSSMKMEHTLYAKSSGTITAVYIEEGQYIESGFQLLRITSEP; this is encoded by the coding sequence ATGAATGCAATCCTCATAGCCAACCGCGGTGAAATCGCCAGTCGTATTATCCGCACCTGCCGGAAGATGGGCATCCGAAGCATTGCCGTGTATTCTGAGGCAGATCAATCCGCTCCTTTTGTAGAAGCAGCAGATTCTGCTTTTATGATCGGAGGCAGTCTTCCCTCCGCTTCCTATCTCAATCAGGACAAAATTATCGAAACAGCAAAGCGGGCAGGTGCAGATGCAATCCATCCGGGTTATGGGTTTTTGGCCGAGAATGCTGGTTTTGCCCGGAAATGCAGAGATGCCGGACTGATTTTTATCGGCCCACATACAGCGGCGATTGAAAAAATGGGCTTAAAGTCTGAAGCCAAAAAGCTGATGGCAGCGATGGGAGTGCCTGTCATTCCCGGTTATCAGGGAGAAGATCAGTCGGAGGAAAGGCTGAGAAAGGAGGCCTTATCCATTGGTTTTCCTCTGTTGCTGAAGGCTACAGCTGGAGGAGGTGGCAGGGGCATGCGTTTGGTTGAGGCTGAAAATGAGCTGGCGGCTGCGATCTCAGCAGCCAAACGAGAAGCCGAAGGCGCTTTTGGCAATGATGAACTGATCATTGAAAAATATTTCCCCTCAGCCCGGCATATTGAGTTTCAGATTATGGGCGATCAGCACGGGCACATTATTCATTTGCTCGAAAGGGAATGCACGATTCAACGCCGGTATCAAAAGATTGTGGAGGAAAGTCCGTCTCCGGTTCTTTCGCCCGAACTCCGCCAAAAAATGGGGGAAGCCGCCCTTACTGCTGCGAAAGCTATCAACTACGACAATGCCGGTACGGTAGAGTTTATCCTCACACCTGAAAATCTGTTTTATTTTCTGGAAGTCAATACCCGTCTTCAGGTCGAACATCCGGTGACCGAAGCGATCCTTGGTCTGGATTTGGTGGAAATGCAGATTGAAGTCGCAGCAGGGCAACCGCTCCGTCTCAATCAGTCGGAAATTCAAAGCCAGGGATATGCCATCGAAACCCGTCTTTGTGCGGAGGATATGACACAAGACTTTTTGCCCGTAACCGGAAAAATATTGCGATGGTCTGTGCCCGGGCTTGAAGGTCTGCGGATCGAAACAGCGGTACAAACAGGATCAGAAGTTTCCGCTTTTTACGATTCTATGATCGCAAAAATTATCATCCATGCTCCTAACCGGCAAACGGCTCACCGGAAAATGGCCTATGCGCTCCGGCATATGCTTTGTCTCGGAATTCCCACCAATCAGGATTTTTTGCTGGCCATCCTTCAGGATCAAAACTTTCAGAAGGGAAATTACGACACACATTTTCTGCAAAACCAGCTGGCCTCCAAAACATTTCCTCACAGCCATAAATATCGGTTGACTCACGCTGCAATAGCCGCATCATTGTATGAATGGCATCACAAAGAAAATCGCCGTACCATCCTTCCCCATATTCCTTCCGGCTGGCGAAACAGCTTTTATCAGCATCAGGAGATGCATTTTTCTGCGGCGGAGGAAAAGATTTTCCTGAAATACAGGTATCTCGGAGAGCGGCTATTTGAGTTTCTGACAGAAGCCAGGATTTTTGCGGTAAAATGGATAGGTGGAGACGAAGAACGCGTACATTTTGAATGTGAGGAGGAGAGATTTTCTTTTGAATTGGCCAAATCCGGTGAGGATTTTTTCCTGTTTCATGAAACCTTTGGAAACAACACACTTCGGCTGGCCGACCGGTTTCCTGTAAAGGAGAATGAAAGCGTTTCAGGTGGGTATATAGCCCCCATGCCTGCACAAGTTGTCAGGGTAATCGTCTCTGAAGGGCAAAGAGTACATGAGGGTGAACCGCTAATGGTATTGTCATCTATGAAAATGGAACATACCTTGTACGCCAAATCATCAGGAACCATCACGGCCGTTTATATTGAGGAAGGGCAATACATAGAATCAGGGTTTCAATTGTTGCGAATCACATCTGAACCATGA
- a CDS encoding carboxyl transferase domain-containing protein, with protein sequence MKQLSSNINPRSVQFVQNREVMMTLIAELEKKMAQSRYQGEEKHINRARKEGKLLARERIELLLDRDSFFLELLPLAGLGTKGFGPGGTVVGGVGLVCDRLVMISANVGTHKGGAVDYATLQKSLRLGEIAQENGLPLINLVESAGANLPEQAKIFNYGGASFRDITRRSKLRIPTISVVFGNATAGGAYVPGMSDYAIFVKHQAKVFLAGPPLVKMATGEITDDESLGGAKMHSSVSGVSDYLAENEYDAIRLTREIVAILRPPKTHFSPVPEMIDPPVFSPDDLLGVVSADIKVPFDARAVITRVVDGSRFSEFKAEYGPTLVTGWAHIHGYPVGIVANNGVLFSESARKGAQFIQLCNTNDTPIIYLQNITGFMVGKSYEEGGMIKDGANMINAVANSEVPSITIMMGASYGAGNYAMNGRAYQPRFLFSYPNAKIAVMGPEQLAGVMEIIQRQAAEKAGLPFDEIQAGKLREYMISENEKLSEAWYSTGQVWDDGVIDPRETRNYLGICLAVVNNQPVKGAEKYGVFRF encoded by the coding sequence ATGAAACAACTTTCTTCTAATATAAACCCCCGGTCTGTGCAGTTTGTTCAAAACCGTGAGGTTATGATGACTCTGATAGCAGAACTGGAAAAGAAAATGGCTCAAAGCCGTTATCAGGGAGAAGAAAAACATATCAACCGTGCCCGAAAAGAGGGAAAGCTTCTCGCCCGGGAGCGAATCGAACTTCTCCTCGACCGGGACAGTTTTTTTCTGGAACTGCTTCCCCTTGCGGGGCTGGGAACCAAAGGGTTTGGGCCCGGAGGAACGGTGGTCGGAGGTGTGGGATTAGTTTGTGACAGGCTGGTTATGATCAGCGCCAACGTCGGCACGCATAAAGGCGGAGCCGTAGATTATGCTACTTTACAAAAGAGTTTGCGCCTGGGAGAGATTGCGCAGGAGAATGGGCTGCCGCTCATCAATCTGGTTGAAAGTGCGGGTGCCAACCTGCCCGAACAGGCAAAAATTTTCAACTACGGGGGTGCCAGCTTCCGCGATATTACGCGTCGTTCCAAACTTCGTATTCCTACGATTTCGGTCGTATTCGGCAATGCCACCGCCGGCGGTGCTTACGTGCCGGGAATGTCTGACTACGCCATTTTTGTTAAACACCAGGCGAAAGTTTTTCTGGCAGGACCGCCACTGGTAAAAATGGCTACGGGCGAAATTACCGATGACGAAAGCCTCGGTGGCGCAAAAATGCATAGCAGTGTATCTGGGGTATCAGACTATCTGGCTGAGAATGAATATGATGCCATTCGCCTTACAAGGGAAATTGTCGCTATCCTGCGCCCCCCCAAAACGCATTTTTCTCCTGTGCCGGAGATGATTGATCCTCCGGTTTTTTCCCCCGACGACCTCTTAGGGGTGGTTTCGGCTGATATCAAAGTGCCTTTTGATGCCAGAGCGGTCATCACCCGCGTTGTGGATGGTTCCCGTTTTTCGGAGTTTAAAGCGGAGTATGGACCAACGCTTGTTACCGGGTGGGCACATATTCATGGTTATCCTGTGGGGATTGTGGCAAACAACGGCGTACTTTTCTCTGAATCAGCCCGCAAAGGCGCGCAGTTTATCCAGCTTTGCAATACCAACGATACGCCCATTATTTACCTTCAAAATATCACGGGTTTTATGGTCGGAAAATCCTACGAAGAAGGGGGGATGATCAAAGATGGTGCAAATATGATCAATGCTGTTGCTAATAGCGAAGTCCCTTCCATTACGATTATGATGGGGGCCTCTTATGGGGCAGGAAATTATGCGATGAATGGCCGCGCTTATCAGCCGCGTTTTTTATTCTCCTACCCCAACGCCAAAATTGCCGTGATGGGACCCGAACAGCTGGCCGGTGTCATGGAAATCATTCAAAGGCAGGCCGCCGAAAAAGCAGGGTTGCCTTTCGATGAAATTCAGGCCGGGAAATTGAGGGAATATATGATTTCAGAAAATGAAAAACTTTCCGAAGCCTGGTATTCAACTGGTCAGGTCTGGGACGACGGGGTGATTGACCCCCGGGAAACCCGAAACTACCTGGGGATATGCCTCGCGGTTGTCAATAACCAACCGGTTAAAGGAGCGGAGAAATATGGTGTATTCAGGTTCTAA
- a CDS encoding T9SS type A sorting domain-containing protein, protein MRKLLLFLVGIYPGWTTLSAQTMILHPSIETMGVEVTLPAGYDNDRSSKCLIYYKPAGSAQWLEGLPADRINFAGQDEFRGSLFNLDAATPYEVQVTLQDSIPVISSQSLPVQTISTRSEITITPMGNIKWVSPVGTANAAYSQTDPGNIAALFAEGISCGTTIMVMDGIYDVEGLQLTISENCTENTPIILMAAPGARPVFDGAYRTKLEFAQLPTDAKMFYAELPIGTGYTNLCIVDSVMLYPYPSVSPNNLVGNYSLSALDFNYDGFVRDQSLIYIKTAEGTNPNNVSVTISKGFRFLTVYGGGKNAWLRIKGLTIKNYCNAYVNGATVFTAMGLDIRAASQIVIDSCVFAYNNTPMYFTGKSNFLTIQNCRFEDQTGLWSHGMIKKSVSDQTFFVPTSLGRQLENAAIVIAPGWPTEGIIIKNNHFSGINSGIISNGVASIPSEVDIYENTFVQNFDAIETDGDWCNLRVWKNQISRCLAGFSNAPPEIGPRYFYRNTVYDIISRQNVQNDPYYVGCAPPTTYFSQGLGIKTNFGGSINPNPSAMYFINNTFHTADALGFMMYQWDSEWKKLYSINNIFYSSGDNLFFQTNALNNPDYQFRSDHDNYYINGNKPIWTYKEEHGQYDCHYILKTIDLDPEISAITGSPKVSFNISYQKDPEFISAANGNFNLKPYSPVIDAGVAVKGFYDFEGPRPDLGAWEYPYASSIHADQQRVSLNIYPNPSEGPFFLETEYTLESVRVYNSLGQEVRVMTEILPGRQKAEITVMDQAGVFYIVAETSSGPISGKVVVVDK, encoded by the coding sequence ATGCGAAAACTACTGCTCTTCCTGGTCGGGATATACCCGGGCTGGACTACGCTTTCCGCTCAGACCATGATTCTCCACCCATCTATCGAAACGATGGGGGTGGAGGTTACCCTGCCGGCAGGCTATGACAATGATCGCTCCTCAAAATGTCTGATTTACTATAAACCCGCAGGCAGTGCACAGTGGCTGGAAGGATTACCCGCCGACCGCATCAATTTTGCCGGGCAGGACGAATTTCGCGGCAGCCTCTTTAATCTGGATGCAGCGACCCCTTACGAGGTGCAGGTTACCCTTCAGGATTCAATCCCTGTAATCAGCAGCCAGTCTCTGCCGGTGCAGACTATTTCCACCCGAAGTGAAATCACCATCACCCCCATGGGAAACATCAAATGGGTAAGCCCGGTAGGAACTGCAAATGCAGCTTATTCGCAAACAGACCCGGGGAATATTGCCGCACTGTTTGCCGAAGGGATTAGTTGTGGAACAACAATCATGGTTATGGACGGAATCTATGATGTCGAAGGATTGCAACTGACGATTTCGGAAAATTGCACAGAAAACACACCGATCATCCTCATGGCCGCTCCGGGCGCAAGACCCGTATTTGATGGCGCCTATCGCACCAAACTCGAATTTGCCCAGTTGCCGACAGATGCAAAAATGTTTTATGCCGAATTACCCATTGGCACAGGCTATACCAACCTGTGTATCGTGGATTCTGTCATGTTATACCCCTACCCCTCCGTCTCCCCCAACAACCTTGTGGGAAACTACAGCCTTTCTGCGCTTGACTTCAACTACGACGGTTTTGTCAGGGATCAAAGTCTGATATACATTAAAACCGCGGAAGGCACCAATCCCAACAATGTATCAGTCACGATCTCCAAAGGATTCAGGTTTTTGACGGTATATGGCGGCGGTAAAAATGCCTGGCTTCGCATCAAGGGACTTACCATTAAAAACTACTGCAATGCCTATGTAAACGGTGCGACAGTTTTTACTGCTATGGGACTCGACATCCGCGCTGCCAGTCAGATTGTCATTGACAGTTGCGTCTTTGCCTACAACAATACCCCTATGTATTTCACAGGCAAAAGCAATTTTCTCACCATACAGAACTGTAGATTTGAAGACCAGACCGGGCTATGGAGTCATGGGATGATCAAAAAAAGCGTCTCGGATCAGACCTTTTTTGTGCCTACTTCCCTGGGCAGACAACTCGAAAATGCAGCCATAGTCATTGCTCCCGGCTGGCCTACAGAAGGGATTATCATCAAAAACAACCATTTTTCAGGTATAAATAGCGGCATTATCAGTAACGGAGTAGCCAGCATTCCGAGTGAGGTAGATATTTATGAGAATACATTCGTCCAAAACTTTGATGCCATAGAAACAGACGGAGACTGGTGCAACCTGAGAGTATGGAAAAACCAGATTTCCCGCTGTCTGGCAGGTTTTTCAAATGCACCACCGGAGATCGGCCCCCGATATTTTTACAGGAATACAGTCTACGATATCATCAGCAGGCAGAACGTACAGAATGACCCTTATTATGTCGGCTGTGCGCCACCGACCACCTATTTTTCGCAGGGGCTGGGAATAAAAACCAATTTTGGCGGATCGATCAATCCCAACCCTTCAGCGATGTATTTTATTAACAATACTTTCCATACCGCTGATGCACTGGGTTTTATGATGTACCAGTGGGATTCTGAATGGAAGAAGCTGTACAGTATCAACAATATTTTTTATTCCTCCGGGGACAACCTGTTTTTTCAGACCAACGCGCTCAACAATCCAGACTACCAGTTTCGCTCAGACCATGACAATTATTATATCAATGGCAATAAACCCATCTGGACTTATAAAGAAGAGCACGGACAATACGACTGCCATTATATCCTGAAAACGATTGATCTTGATCCGGAAATATCTGCAATCACCGGCAGCCCGAAGGTATCGTTTAATATTTCGTACCAGAAAGATCCTGAATTTATCTCAGCAGCCAACGGCAACTTTAACCTGAAGCCTTATAGTCCGGTAATTGATGCGGGAGTAGCGGTGAAAGGCTTTTACGATTTTGAAGGCCCCAGGCCCGACCTGGGGGCGTGGGAGTATCCCTATGCAAGCAGCATTCATGCTGACCAGCAAAGAGTTTCACTGAATATTTACCCCAATCCCTCTGAAGGACCATTTTTTCTGGAGACAGAATATACGTTGGAGTCAGTACGTGTTTACAATTCGTTGGGGCAGGAAGTGCGTGTGATGACAGAAATTTTGCCCGGCAGACAGAAGGCCGAGATCACCGTCATGGATCAGGCAGGTGTGTTTTACATCGTGGCAGAAACCAGTAGTGGGCCCATTTCGGGGAAAGTTGTGGTAGTAGATAAATAA
- a CDS encoding bestrophin family ion channel yields MHAGKNFSLQQVLIWTRRDILLFTIIAAFPTFLYQILGWKWLSIPWLPIALIGTAVAFLIGFKNNASYDRLWEARQIWGAIVNSSRTWGILVKDFITNRHATIPVGDEELHQLHTQLIYRHIAWLTALRFQLRQPRTWEHQEKNYNKEYRKRFPVPEYETSFEDELTAFLPETEKQSVLKKKNTATQIIGLQSAHLRKLLDQGLIEDFRHMELANLLASFYDQQGKCERIKNFPYPRQFATVNLFFVRLFIILVPLGMLQEFEKLGENFVWLTIPFSVLVSWVFNTMEKIGEATENPFEGGANDIPMTALTRTIEIDLREMLDETEIPPALQPVNNILM; encoded by the coding sequence ATGCACGCAGGCAAAAATTTTTCACTCCAACAAGTCCTGATCTGGACGCGAAGAGATATCCTCCTTTTCACAATCATCGCAGCTTTTCCGACATTTCTTTACCAAATTCTGGGATGGAAATGGCTGTCTATCCCCTGGTTGCCGATTGCACTCATTGGTACAGCCGTGGCCTTTCTGATCGGCTTTAAAAACAACGCTTCTTACGACCGGCTTTGGGAAGCCCGGCAAATCTGGGGAGCGATCGTCAATTCCAGCCGCACGTGGGGCATTTTGGTAAAAGATTTTATTACCAACAGACACGCGACAATCCCGGTCGGAGACGAAGAGCTTCACCAACTGCACACCCAACTCATCTATCGCCATATTGCATGGCTTACCGCGCTGCGTTTTCAGTTGCGGCAACCCCGAACATGGGAACACCAGGAAAAAAACTACAACAAAGAATACAGAAAAAGATTCCCTGTTCCGGAATATGAAACCAGTTTTGAAGATGAACTCACCGCTTTTCTGCCCGAAACGGAAAAGCAGTCTGTACTAAAGAAAAAAAATACAGCTACCCAGATCATTGGGCTTCAGTCAGCGCATCTCCGAAAACTTTTAGACCAGGGATTAATCGAAGATTTCCGTCATATGGAGCTGGCAAACCTGCTTGCATCATTTTACGACCAGCAGGGAAAATGTGAAAGAATCAAAAACTTCCCCTACCCCCGCCAGTTTGCCACGGTAAACCTGTTTTTTGTGCGGCTATTTATTATCCTCGTTCCGTTGGGGATGTTACAGGAATTTGAAAAACTAGGAGAAAATTTCGTTTGGCTCACCATTCCTTTCAGCGTGCTGGTTTCATGGGTATTTAATACCATGGAAAAAATCGGGGAAGCCACCGAAAACCCCTTTGAAGGCGGAGCCAATGACATCCCCATGACTGCGCTGACACGCACGATAGAAATCGATCTGCGCGAGATGCTCGACGAGACCGAAATACCTCCGGCGCTTCAGCCTGTAAACAATATCCTGATGTAA
- a CDS encoding Gfo/Idh/MocA family oxidoreductase has product MNRILTNRRTFIKTAGMATLGTLAASSAFPHILRKNEKEKLGVALVGLGYYSTSILAPALQMTQQVELKGIVTGSPDKIPVWQEKYGIADKNIYNYENMHEVANNPDIDIVYIVLPPALHAKYAIIAANAGKHVWCEKPMEISVEKCQSMIDACNKNKVKLSIGYRLQHEPNTQTIIGYGKKKSYGKIIKLVAEAGYFDGRSGHWKQIKALGGGSMYDMGVYPLNAARYATSEEPIAVTARHENTRKDIYHEVDETTIFQLEFPSGAIANCKTSLGMSMNTLHVDCAKGWYELVPFQGYSGIKGQTSKGIILNATLPNQQAHQMDDDAMAIKNNTEVIAPGEEGLADIRVVEAIYRSAAAGARVTI; this is encoded by the coding sequence ATGAACAGAATTCTTACAAACCGAAGAACTTTTATCAAAACTGCCGGAATGGCTACCCTCGGCACATTGGCTGCTTCTTCAGCTTTTCCTCATATTCTCCGGAAAAATGAAAAAGAAAAGCTGGGGGTAGCATTGGTGGGATTGGGTTACTACAGCACTTCAATCCTTGCGCCTGCCCTTCAGATGACCCAACAAGTCGAGCTGAAAGGCATCGTAACCGGCAGCCCTGACAAAATCCCCGTCTGGCAGGAAAAGTACGGCATCGCCGACAAAAATATCTACAACTACGAAAATATGCATGAGGTGGCCAATAACCCCGATATTGATATTGTCTATATCGTCTTACCGCCGGCTCTCCATGCAAAATATGCAATCATCGCGGCCAATGCCGGCAAACACGTCTGGTGCGAAAAACCGATGGAAATCTCTGTGGAAAAATGCCAGTCGATGATCGATGCATGCAACAAAAATAAAGTCAAACTCAGCATCGGCTACCGACTTCAGCACGAGCCCAATACGCAGACCATTATCGGCTATGGCAAGAAAAAATCCTACGGGAAAATCATCAAACTCGTCGCCGAGGCGGGTTACTTTGACGGGCGCAGCGGTCACTGGAAACAGATCAAAGCACTCGGTGGCGGCTCTATGTACGATATGGGCGTGTACCCGCTGAACGCAGCCCGCTACGCTACCAGCGAAGAACCCATTGCCGTCACGGCCCGACACGAAAATACCCGCAAAGATATTTATCACGAGGTAGATGAGACAACGATCTTTCAGCTTGAATTTCCCAGTGGAGCCATCGCCAACTGCAAAACCAGTCTGGGTATGAGTATGAATACATTGCACGTCGATTGCGCCAAAGGCTGGTACGAACTTGTGCCTTTTCAGGGATACAGTGGCATTAAAGGCCAGACCAGCAAAGGGATTATCCTCAACGCTACCCTGCCCAATCAGCAGGCACACCAGATGGATGACGACGCAATGGCAATCAAAAACAATACGGAAGTAATTGCACCCGGCGAAGAAGGCCTCGCTGATATCAGAGTGGTGGAAGCCATATACCGCTCTGCCGCGGCCGGAGCAAGAGTTACCATCTGA
- a CDS encoding SMP-30/gluconolactonase/LRE family protein, with translation MKTPFLSTCVLLISIFACFSALHGQQDGKNKLIAKGATLIREATDYSFTEGPAVDPQGNVYFTDQPNDRIIKRAVDGTISVYMEKAGRANGLYFDNDGNLLACADLENQIWKIAGDQQVTVLVQDFEGKKLNGPNDLWVDPKGGIYFTDPFYKRPYWNRTEKEIEAENVYYLSPDGQKLVVAATDFVRPNGIVGTPDGNKLYVADINAGKTWSFTINSDGTLTDKTLFTELGSDGMTIDHKGNVYLTGKGVSVFSSAGEKIAQIDVDERWTANVCFGGKKQKTLFITASKSLYTLNMKVKGVR, from the coding sequence ATGAAAACTCCTTTCCTCTCCACATGTGTCTTACTTATAAGCATTTTTGCCTGTTTTTCTGCTCTCCACGGTCAACAGGATGGCAAAAACAAGCTCATCGCCAAAGGCGCAACACTTATCCGCGAAGCTACTGACTATAGCTTTACCGAAGGCCCCGCAGTTGATCCGCAGGGAAATGTGTATTTTACCGACCAGCCCAACGACCGCATCATCAAACGGGCAGTTGACGGCACAATCTCCGTTTATATGGAAAAGGCCGGCAGAGCCAACGGGTTGTATTTCGACAATGATGGCAACCTCCTCGCCTGTGCCGACCTTGAAAATCAAATCTGGAAAATTGCCGGTGACCAACAGGTAACTGTGCTGGTCCAGGATTTTGAAGGAAAAAAACTCAACGGCCCCAATGATCTTTGGGTAGATCCTAAAGGAGGCATTTACTTTACTGACCCCTTCTACAAACGCCCTTACTGGAATCGCACCGAAAAGGAAATCGAGGCGGAAAATGTCTATTATCTTTCCCCTGACGGACAAAAATTGGTGGTGGCTGCCACTGACTTTGTGCGGCCCAACGGAATCGTCGGAACACCTGATGGAAACAAACTCTATGTCGCCGACATCAACGCCGGCAAAACCTGGTCGTTTACTATCAATTCTGATGGAACACTGACCGATAAAACCCTCTTTACCGAACTCGGCTCCGACGGGATGACCATCGACCATAAAGGCAATGTATATCTGACCGGCAAAGGGGTAAGTGTGTTTAGTTCCGCAGGGGAAAAAATCGCTCAGATAGATGTGGACGAAAGGTGGACGGCAAATGTCTGCTTTGGTGGCAAGAAGCAAAAGACACTTTTTATCACCGCATCCAAATCGCTGTACACCCTGAACATGAAAGTCAAAGGCGTTCGTTAA
- a CDS encoding response regulator transcription factor codes for MEGKILLIEDDASLGYLLSEYLKIKDYTVEWADNGRKGFELILQNHYDLCILDVMMPEMDGYTLAVEIKKNKPQLPFLFLTARSMKIDVIKGLSLGAEDYIKKPVDEEELLLRIKLILRRTGLQAQHPPSREDDQPVMLGNYAYHFKNQELTLDDTVVRLTTRENELLQFLVKNEGMLCDRKEILTTIWGKSDYFNRKSMDVFISKLRKYLSGDPRINIENVHGKGFIFSVKSNP; via the coding sequence ATGGAGGGAAAAATATTATTGATCGAAGATGATGCGTCTCTGGGATATTTACTTTCCGAATATCTCAAAATCAAAGACTATACTGTAGAATGGGCCGACAATGGCCGCAAAGGCTTTGAGCTTATTCTCCAAAACCATTACGACCTCTGCATCCTCGATGTCATGATGCCCGAAATGGATGGCTATACCCTGGCCGTTGAAATCAAAAAAAATAAACCGCAACTTCCTTTCCTCTTCCTCACAGCCAGATCCATGAAAATCGATGTGATCAAAGGTCTTTCCCTCGGTGCTGAAGATTATATCAAAAAACCTGTAGATGAGGAAGAACTGCTGCTCCGTATCAAACTGATCCTTCGCCGTACCGGCTTGCAGGCGCAGCATCCACCATCACGCGAGGATGACCAGCCGGTTATGCTCGGCAACTATGCGTATCATTTCAAAAACCAGGAACTGACCCTCGACGACACGGTCGTCCGGCTCACCACCCGTGAAAACGAACTCCTGCAGTTTCTGGTAAAAAATGAGGGAATGCTCTGCGACCGCAAAGAAATTCTTACCACGATCTGGGGAAAATCTGATTACTTTAACCGTAAAAGCATGGACGTGTTTATCTCCAAACTTAGAAAATACCTCTCCGGCGATCCCCGTATCAATATTGAAAATGTTCACGGAAAAGGTTTTATATTTTCAGTGAAATCTAATCCATAA